The following proteins are encoded in a genomic region of Hippopotamus amphibius kiboko isolate mHipAmp2 chromosome 8, mHipAmp2.hap2, whole genome shotgun sequence:
- the LOC130859158 gene encoding UPF0450 protein C17orf58-like, whose protein sequence is NCRRRSRVRALSLPAPRPPTRAAGAPAGPAHPNRPRAAAPPPGPAPAPPPPRLSVPPREDAEPGAEPCARACGADWDERETYCASEFAVNGIVHDVDVLGAGIRLVTLLVDRDGLYKMNLLYITADGFFFRVHILALDSSSCDKPCSDFKPGSRYIVMGHIYHKRRQLPTALLQVLRGRLRPGDGLLSSSSSYVKRFNRKRDGQVQGAIHTQCIWDKPAWHFWIIRDLEFK, encoded by the exons AACTGCCGGCGGCGCTCGCGCGTCCGGGCCCTGAGCCTCCCGGCCCCGCGGCCTCCCACGCGCGCCGCAGGggcccccgccggccccgcccaccCCAACCGGCCGCGCGCCGCCGCGCCGCCCCCGGggcccgcgcccgcgccgccgccgccgcgcctcAGCGTGCCGCCGAGGGAGGACGCGGAGCCCGGCGCCGAGCCCTGCGCGCGCGCCTGCGGGGCGGACTGGGACGAGCGCGAGACCTACTGCGCCAGCGAGTTCGCGGTGAACGGAATCGTGCACGATGTGGACGTCCTCGGCGCGGGGATCCGGCTGGTGACTCTGCTGGTGGACCGGGACGGGCTGTACAAGATGAACCTCCTGTACATCACTGCGGACGGGTTTTTCTTCCGAGTCCACATATTAGCCCTAGACTCCTCTAGTTGCGATAAGCCATGTTCAGATTTTAAACCTGGCAGCAGGTATATTGTGATGGGCCACATCTACCATAAGAGAAGGCAGCTACCTACAGCTCTGCTTCAGGTCCTGAGAGGGCGCCTCCGACCAGGAGACGGACtactcagcagcagcagcagctatgTGAAAAGATTTAACCGGAAAAGGGACGGGCAAGTGCAAGGGGCAATTCACACCCAATGCATTTGGGACAAACCAGCCTGGCATTTCTGGATCATAAGAGACTTGGAATTCA AATAG
- the AMER3 gene encoding APC membrane recruitment protein 3 translates to MELKRGKTFIKSSLQIDHEKPPDPAAAAPATEDAVSPGSQQQPRSERGPQVSPSTQGYDKCSDKGAQPDASGGPAALCGATFKLVRKSKTHNSVPRADREAAATGQLVSSASFSGAPSNQRMIDYRHFVPQMPFVPAVAKSIPRKRISLKRPKKCFRNLFHIRRNKTENLASLATKGKGLSSPEGPSEAGGQRGKAFFPLGEGLELDGLCQDLSDSEFLPDSSFDLCRALCEDVASLKSFDSLTGCGEIFADESSVPSLELNEGLESPARASQAPDSKPSRGPFQGSMEQLASPARNEMSDFAKFWDHVNHSVRQQQRALLGPWLGGPQGSDTDQPRPDVAGLAELPLCPCRDPPSSSKASSIDTGTPKSERPESVSTSDEGYYDSFSPGLEEDKKEAPSPGTPAAAFPRDSYSGDALYELFYDPTEGPGSPSLDDDLCVSESLSGPALGAPLSMCSFHLGAEENLAPAPGPDLLSQSFLQSSWRGKECLLKLCDTELAITMGIINWLRRAPELRASPASAPGEPATPPEGLAEKPGTGSEKVGLDPVRLEGRGTQALDAGGTPVNSAPSMQELRACSGTNGPLAGVSEVLAGAEQGTSSPSSDPSLECVQVSGEEGTQGHPEGSSVGSAAPMATNTSSKNKVPNPSAWPGSQEPRLPGNLGCFQGPWRPGLGGSTVNSELTLTGCVAQVAALQIHPDCQPPAAQPPRQNTGSRLCRQPQARGPDILQQKQPNSFPSGAAICGLPSLASPLHGPQDQRCPRHVLDLSQLRVEPARLGAPPRASVEDQPLQLSPGAGEQAAHGGHLDS, encoded by the coding sequence ATGGAGCTGAAGAGAGGAAAGACCTTCATCAAATCTAGCCTGCAGATTGACCACGAGAAACCCCCAGACCCAGCAGCCGCCGCCCCGGCCACGGAGGATGCAGTCTCACCAGGAAGCCAGCAGCAGCCCCGCAGTGAGAGGGGCCCCCAGGTCAGTCCCAGCACCCAAGGATATGACAAGTGCTCTGACAAGGGGGCCCAGCCAGATGCCAGTGGGGGGCCTGCAGCTCTCTGTGGGGCCACCTTCAAACTGGTGCGGAAGAGCAAGACTCACAACAGCGTGCCCAGGGCTGACAGGGAAGCCGCAGCTACAGGGCAGCTGGTGAGCAGTGCGAGCTTCTCAGGGGCCCCCAGCAACCAGCGCATGATTGACTACCGCCACTTTGTGCCCCAGATGCCATTTGTACCAGCTGTGGCCAAGAGCATCCCAAGGAAGAGAATTTCCCTGAAACGACCCAAGAAGTGCTTTCGGAACCTATTCCACATCCGCAGAAACAAGACTGAGAATCTGGCCTCACTGGCAACCAAAGGGAAGGGCTTGTCCTCCCCTGAGGGCCCATCAGAGGCTGGAGGGCAGCGAGGCAAAGCCTTCTTCCCCTTAGGTGAGGGGCTGGAACTGGATGGCCTATGCCAGGACCTGTCTGACAGCGAGTTCCTGCCCGACTCCTCCTTTGACCTCTGCAGGGCCCTGTGTGAGGACGTGGCCTCACTCAAGAGCTTCGACTCACTCACGGGCTGCGGGGAGATCTTTGCAGATGAGAGCTCAGTGCCATCCCTGGAGCTGAACGAGGGCCTGGAGAGCCCTGCCCGGGCATCGCAGGCCCCTGACAGCAAGCCTTCCAGGGGCCCCTTCCAGGGCAGCATGGAGCAGCTGGCGTCGCCTGCCAGGAACGAGATGTCTGACTTCGCCAAGTTCTGGGACCATGTGAATCACTCGGTGAGGCAGCAGCAGCGCGCCCTGCTAGGCCCGTGGCTGGGGGGCCCCCAAGGGTCAGACACAGACCAGCCCAGGCCGGATGTAGCTGGGCTTGCTGAGCTCCCCCTGTGCCCATGCAGGGACCCCCCCAGCAGCTCCAAAGCCAGCTCCATAGACACAGGCACCCCCAAGAGCGAGCGGCCGGAATCTGTGTCCACGAGTGACGAGGGCTATTATGACTCCTTCTCACCAGGCCTCGAGGAGGACAAGAAGGAAGCCCCGAGCCCAGGTACCCCCGCAGCTGCCTTCCCCCGGGACAGCTACAGCGGAGACGCCCTCTACGAGCTCTTCTATGACCCCACCGAGGGCCCTGGGAGCCCAAGCCTGGATGACGACCTGTGCGTGTCTGAGAGTCTGTCGGGGCCGGCACTGGGAGCCCCGCTGTCCATGTGCAGCTTCCACCTGGGGGCAGAGGAGAACCTGGCCCCCGCTCCAGGCCCAGACCTGCTCAGCCAGAGCTTCTTGCAGAGCTCCTGGAGGGGCAAGGAGTGCCTACTAAAGCTCTGTGACACCGAGCTTGCCATCACCATGGGCATTATCAACTGGCTCCGCCGGGCCCCAGAGCTCCGCGCCTCACCTGCCTCAGCCCCCGGGGAGCCTGCAACTCCCCCAGAAGGACTGGCGGAGAAACCAGGAACTGGCTCTGAGAAGGTGGGACTAGATCCAGtgaggctggagggcagggggacCCAGGCCTTAGATGCAGGTGGGACCCCTGTGAACTCAGCTCCCAGCATGCAGGAGCTGCGGGCATGTTCGGGTACCAATGGCCCGCTTGCTGGAGTGAGTGAGGTCCTAGCAGGGGCCGAGCAGGGGACCAGCTCTCCATCCAGCGACCCCTCTCTGGAGTGTGTGCAGGTCTCTGGGGAAGAAGGGACACAAGGCCACCCTGAAGGCTCCTCTGTGGGGTCTGCAGCCCCCATGGCAACCAACACATCCAGCAAAAACAAGGTCCCAAACCCCTCTGCCTGGCCTGGCTCGCAGGAGCCCAGGCTGCCTGGGAACCTGGGGTGTTTCCAGGGTCCCTGGAGGCCAGGTCTTGGGGGAAGCACCGTGAATTCAGAGCTCACCCTGACAGGCTGTGTGGCCCAGGTGGCAGCTCTACAGATCCACCCAGACTGCCAGCCCCCTGCCGCGCAGCCCCCAAGGCAGAACACAGGTAGTAGGCTCTGCAGGCAGCCGCAGGCCAGGGGCCCTGACATTCTGCAACAGAAACAGCCTAACAGCTTCCCTAGTGGGGCTGCCATCTGTGGCCTGCCCTCCCTGGCCAGCCCACTCCACGGCCCACAGGACCAGAGGTGCCCAAGGCATGTTCTGGACCTGAGCCAGCTCAGGGTGGAGCCCGCTCGGCTGGGTGCCCCGCCCCGTGCCTCTGTGGAGGACCAGCCCCTACAGCTCAGCCCAGGGGCCGGGGAGCAGGCTGCACACGGGGGGCACCTGGACTCGTAG